The nucleotide window GAAAGAGAATAATGGACGAACATCATGTTCACGTTCAGCTACTGTACAGGATCCACCATGGCCTCAATCAGGTCCTCGGccggagggtgtgtgtggtgtgtggtgtgtgtgtgtgtgtgcgcgcgcgcgcgtgtttgtgtgtgtgtgtgtgtgtctgtggacacaAGGGCAGTTCCCAGGTCAGCCAAATATTAATCACTAGAAGACTTCTCTAGTGAGCTActgttggtgttgttggtgttgttgttgttgtcatgggGACCAGGTGACTCCACACTAGTTGTCCGTTCTGTTGTTGCGGTcgtcgtcgttgttgttgttgttgctgctttgGGGGTGGGGTCTTTGTCTcccgggggggcggcgggggcggggcccggccGGGAGGAGCTGCTCTGATAGGCCGACGTGATCTCGGCCAGGCGCTCGGCGTTCGGCTCCCACTTGGCAAAACCGGCCGCGTTCTGCAGGAAGAACACGACCGTGCCGTGGACCGCCTTGTAGTACATCTCGTCCCTGGAGGGGTAGTAAACTCTGGTTAGGACTAGTTATCATACCAACTAACACCACCGTGGACCGCCTTGTAGTACATCTCGTCCCTGGAGGGGTAGTAAACTCTGGTTAGGCCTAGTTATCATACTAACTAACACCACTGCCAGCTTGTAGTACATCTCCTCCCTGGAGGTAGTGGTAGTAATAGTTGTAAACACTGGTTAGTACTATTTAGTTTACAGGTTAGATCCACCCCAATCCTGCTTAAATATTATATCCCAACATTGCAGCAGTGTTGTAGTAAACACGGTAGGCCTGATCGTAGGATACGTGATAAAGTAGCAATGTGTTACATCTCAGCTAGCTCATAGCTGTAATAAACCCGACATATCTGTAGTCAAGGCTGAGCAATAGTCATAGTGATCCTCCTATAACCGCCTATAACTGGTATAACCAGCCTGTACCTCTCGCCTTAATCGTAAACAAGAATCGTACCACCCAGTCAGACAAGCTACGTTAGTTCACGTCACAAAGTGGCACAGCCAGTTAGGGTTTTAGATCCAGGAAGTCTCTGCGAATTGCCCAATCTCACTCATGCAACTTTAAACATGGTATGGTTCATGTTTTAAACATGGTATGGTTTGTGTTTTATGATACAAGTCGTATTAGTGtggttctagtagtgttgttgtggttctagtagtgttgttgtggttctagtagtgttgttgtggttctagtagtgttgttgttgtgccagtagtgttgttgtggttctagtagtgttgttgtggttctagtagtgttgttgttgtgccagtagtgttgttgtggttctagtagtgttgttgtggttctagtagtgttgttgtggttctagtagcgttgttgtggttctagtagcgttgttgtggttctagtagcgttgttgtggttctagtagcgttgttgtggttctagtagtgttgttgttgtgccagtggtgttgttgtggttctagtagtgttgttgtggttctagtagtgttgttgtggttctagtagtgttgttgtggttctagtagtgttgtGGTTCCagtagtgttgttgtggttctagtagtgttgtggttctagtagtgttgtggttctagtagtgttgttgtggttctagtagtgttgttgtggttctagtagtgttgttgtggttctagtagtgttgttgtggttctagtagtgttgttgtggttctagtagtgttgttgtggttctagtagtgttgtGGTTCCagtagtgttgttgtggttctagtagtgttgtggttctagtagtgttgtggttctagtagtgttgttgtggttctagtagtgttgttgtggttctagtagtgttgtggttctagtagtgttgtggttctagtagtgttgttgtggttctagtagtgttgttgtggttctagtagtgttgttgtggttctagtagtgttgttgtggttctagtagtgttgttgtggttctagtaGTGTTATTGTTGTGCCagtagtgttgttgtggttctagtagtgttgttgtggttctagtagtgttgttgtggttctagtagtgttgttgttgtgccagtagtgttgttgtggttctagtagtgttgttgtggttctagtagtgttgttgtggttctagtagtgttgttgtggttccagtagtgttgttgtggttctagtagtgttgttgtgccagtagtgttgttgtggttctagtagtgttgttgtggttctagtagtgttgttgtggttctagtagtgttgttgtggttctagtagtgttgttgtggttccagtagtgttgttgtggttctagtagtgttgttgtggttctagtagtgttgttgtggttctagtaGCCTTGTTACTAGTACCTCTTGCAGATGTGCTGGCTGCCCGAGCGGTACTCGTGTTCGTAGGCCGACACGGTGAGCTGGTGCCTCAGGAAGCGGCTGGCCTCCAGCCTGATGAGGGCCGGGGTCGCGGGGTCGCGCCACTCGGGGACGAAGATGATGAAGGACAGCGGCTCGGTGGAGCTGTCCAGGagctcctgaaacacacacacacacacacacacacacacacacacacgttttaacCTCTTTATGTCCGCAAGTCATAATAAATGTACATAAATGACAGATACAaaccattgcacacacacaagcgcgcacacacacacacacacacacacacacacacacacacacacacacacacacacacacacacacacacacacacacacacacacacacacacacacacacacacacacacacacacacacagaccaggggACTACAGACGACAGAGCAGGGACTGGTGGAGATTAGATCCCAGCCTCACCTCAAAGTGTGTCACCATGGCGTCCATGAGCTCCTCGCTGAAGGGTGGGTTGGCCTCGAAGGAGCCGCTGGCGGGACGGAAGCTGAGGAACGGCCTGCAGACGGGATCGGAAGACATCAGAAGATCAACCCTATTCATCCCTCTGATACGACCCACTGGGGTATTTATGGTTGATATATTTATAGTTTCTTATTTTCAGAGAAGGGGAGTTCTTTATTTTTGCCATCTTGTAAGTTTtgaattagcattgacgttTGACCTCACGAAACGCTAGAATGTGTTACCAGAATGTAATGCCCACCTCACCACTAGAATGAGTCTAGAACCCATCGCCCTCCAGAACCCATCACCCTCTAGAACCCATAACCCTCTAGAACTCAAGCTAGACCCCATCCCCCTCTACAACCCATTACCCTCTAGAACCCAGTCTAGAACCCATCCCCCTCTAGAACCCATCACCCTCTAGAACCCATCACCCTCTAGAACAAAGTCTAGAACGCATCATCCTCAAGAACCCATCACCCTCTAGAACCAAGTCTAGAACCCATCATCCTCAAGAACCCATCACCCTCTAGATCCCATCCCTCCCGGTCTAACACCCTAGAACTCCTCCTATTAATTCATAAACCGCCTTACCCTCGAGAGCCGAAGAAGCCGTCGGTGTCGGGGAAGGCGGAGCAGAACTGTTTGAAGTAGCAGTTGAGAGGAGACGCAAAACATTCAAAGGAAACGCCAAACTGTTTGTTCAGCGCTTCAAACACCGCCACGggcagcgccccctgcaggcccgTCCCCTCGTTGACCCCACTGCCAAACATGACCTGAGGACAGACAGTGCAGCGAGTTCAACACTACTGGTAGTGACAACAGTTTGCTTGGTAGATAGCTGGTCGATAGCCAGCTAGCTGGTAGATAACTAGCTAGCTGTTGGTAAGCTATATAGCTGCTGGTTAGATAGCTAGCTGGTGGTTTGCTAGCTAGCTGGTGATTTGCTAGTCAGCTGGTGATTTGGCTAACTAGATAAATCTAACTATGGCATTAAAAACCTTTGTCCAAACCAAACCTTTACAAGTTCAAACATAACCCAGCATTCCAAATAGGTTTCAGAATTCTGCCTTTATTCCTTTACTTTTCATTTGATAACCTGTTCCATAAGCTTAGATAAGTTAGCTAGTCGACTGCCAGTGTTAGCTGAGGAGTTAGCGGAGTAATCACCTGGTAGCGTTTGATGAGACACCAGACTCTGGACAGGAACTTCTCAAAGCGGGCGTCGTCGATACAGCTGTACCGGTATAGCAgctcctacacacagacacccgcGGTGTTAGTACAGTACTGAAGTAGTACTCATGGTAGTACTCGTAGAAGTAGCACTagtcacttgttcagagttccccGAGACTTCGCATAGCCACCCCCTCTCACGCACTACTTGTCTGtacatccttgcacttaaaaatactTGGCATcatgtagcgtcttatcctagctatctctgttgcatacggggaatgggttgacctagtgatcgttagtgcttggcacttggttctatgaacatccttactgtaccgacagtgacatatggttgtttctctttcttcgggAAAAAGGTActaattgtaagtcgctttggataaaagcatctgctgaatgccctagaTATAAATGTAGTACAGTATAGCATTAGTACTCATAGTAGTACtcgtagtagtagcagcagcagtgtaACTGACCAGTTTGCTGAAGTGTCCTCTGTTGATCTTCACCATCTCTCCTTTGTAGCGCAGGCAGGCCACCTCGTTCTCAAAGTGGAGCTCCacgcggggctgggggggggagggcgacgCCAGGCGGGCCGGGTAGCAGTACACCAGCCGGTCCTGGACCTCTGGGGGCTCACagccctctacacacacacacacacacacacacacacgttatgccTCAtcagatgcgtgtgtgtgtgtgtgtgtgtgtgtgtgtgtgtgtgtgtgtgtgtgtgtgtgtgtgtgtgtgtgtgtgtgtgtgtgtgtgtgtgtgtgtgtgtgtgtgtgtgtgtgtgtgtgtgtgtgttagactcCCTCCTCAAAAttgatttcttccttgctaattaagggagttttctCTTGCCCTCTTTGGGGCTtgagtcagggggggggggtcataattgttggctttttaagccctttgagactgtaaggGTGATTAAGGGCAATACAAACAAGTTGAATTGAACTTGTGCCAATTTCTGATTTCTGAATCGTGTATTGCATTTAAAGGGATGACTATTATGCTGGCAATAGGGTTGTATAGCGGCGATCGGAATCGTATATCAGCGATCGGATCGTATAACGGCGATCAGAATCGTATATCGGTGATCATGACTTGACGATATGAAAATCCCAACGCTGGCCCCGCCCTTGTGGTCCTACCTGAAAGGTTGCATTCCTTCATCAAGGCGGTGTGGGCGGCTTTGAGGCGCCGGCTGTACTCTGCAGAGATGTGGTAGATCTTGGAGCAGATTCCCTCCACCGAGTCCTTAGCCACCGCCGTCACGTGAGGCCCGCACTGCTTCCGTAGGTGATCCAGACGGTCCTGCAGGACAAACAGAACACAGTGACCATCACACACGGTACAGTAAACATCACAGAGTACAGTACACCTCACACACAGAACAGTACACATcccacagtacagtacacatcccacagtacagtacacatcccacagtacagtacacatcccacagtacagtacacatcccacagtacagtacacatcccacacagtacagtacacatcccacagtacagtacacatcccacagtacagtacacatcccacacagtacagtacacatcccacacagtacagtacacatcacacagtacagtacacatcacacagtacagtacacatcacacagtacagtacacatcCCACAGTACAATACACATCCCACACTACAGTACACATCccacacagtacagtacacatcacagtacagtacacatcacacagtacagtacacatcccacacagtacagtacacatcccacacagtacagtacacatcacagtacagtacacatcacacacagtACGGTAAACATCACACACAGAACAGTTAACACCATTACCAGTCATTATACAATTCATTCAGgattcattctttttttctaacattaatctagcttttatccaaagcgtttTACAATTTTGCCTGACATCCAcccactcatgcacacatttaCAAACCGATGGCGGAGTGAacaatgcaaggcgacagccagctcgtctggaccAGTCTTGTAACTTGTAACTTGCAGTTACAAGCCAACAAGCTCTACCTCGTGAGCTACTGCTGCCCCACATGTGTTCACATTGCAACAAATATCACAGAGAGACAAAACGTCGCAATACGATTGTCCTCCGATGTCGTGCAGCCCTGCTTCTTACCATGTAATCCTCCTTGCTGGCTGAGTGGTCGCGGCGCAGCCAGCTCATTGTGTCTTCAGTGTTCCACTTCACCACCTTCCTGCTGTCTTGAGGGGCATTCCTacattgggggtgggggggggtgttagtcCTTGTAGCAATCAGATGGGTATAGCAGCTGTGGACAGCGAGTGTAGGCTGCTGCTGTAGCTAGCTAGTGTAGCTAGCTGAAGGACTGAGTTGGTGTTGCAATTGACTTAAGCCAGCTGGTGCGGATAGCTTgtgtagctagctagctagctagctagctggtaGTGCTAATAAGTGTAGCTTGCTGTTTGGCTAGCTGGTGTAGCTAGCTGGTACCCACCTGGAGTCAATCATCTTCTTGGCGGCCTCTGCATATCTAAACAGCTGTCTCCTGGCTTCTTCCTTATACTTGATGCGAGACAacctaagacacacacacacacacacacacacacacacacacacacacacacacacacacacacacacacacacacacacacacacacacacacacacacacacacacacacacacacacacttagaaatACCGTCATACTATCATCATACTATGATCATCTTCTTTCAATTGGAgcaagacacagacagactagTACCTGATTGGAATGTCATTCATCACTTCTCTGAACATGGACGGGGAGATGACAGGGTCACAGTCGCTAGGCAACAGGGGGTCCCCCCCCTTGTCGATCACCTTCCTCTCCAACAGCCAGCGGTTGAACGACTCCCTGGGAGGGTCGATACCTGGACAGGAAGTAAACGCCCAAACAGGAAGTACAACTATTAGAGAACTATTTGGCCGAGGTCCCACCTTTCTCCCCAGTTGGGGTTTATTTGGGTGTAGTTCTACCTTCTCACCAGTACGGTTTCAGTCCAGGTTAAAGTCTTTTCTAACAAGACGTGTTTTATTCCTCGGTATAGTTTAAGCTTCTCCTAAGCCgagttttttttggttgttacatttacatttacattaaaagAAATTAGCAGactctttcatccaaagcgacttacaataattacatttgtcagaagaaagagaaacaacaatatatctctgttgttacagtaaggatgttcattgaaccaagtgccaagcactaacaatcgctaggttaacccattccctgtacacaACATAGCTAGCTAGGatacgatgctaagtactatttttaagttccAGGGTGTATAACTTACAATTAGTGGGTTCACAGAGACTCGGTGAACTTTGAACAAGTGAGCCTTGGGTCTCTTGCGCTGTAGTTCTACCTTTCCCCCAGCAGGCGTTTGTTTGAGAGGTGGTGCTGAGGGCCTACCTTCTCTCTGGTGGCACAGCTCCAGGTAGTGCTGACGTAGCTTGGTGACCAGCTGAGCTCGATGCAGCTCCACCTCCGGGTGGGGGGGCAGCTGGGGGTCCGGGGGCCTCTCTCGGATCACCGCGTTGGTGGGGATGTCCAAGTCCCAGTAGACACTGACAGTAGAGACAAAGAAGACACTTAACACAGCAGAGACTCGGTCGAGACTCCACGCAGTACAGACGCCCTTTAACTAAAGCAGTAGAGACCTAAACATAGTGTACTAAACGTAGCAGAGCTCACCAGAGTACAGTCATTATAGGTCGAAAAACAGTGGAGACACTAAACTCAgtagagcgggagagagagagagaggggagagaggattcGTCTGTGTGCTTACACTGCAGGTCTGTATGGTGcaggggaggggccaggagcTACACTGGGTGCGGATTGGCTCTGCTTGTCCTCAGGGGCGGAGCTCCAGGGTTTAGCACCCGGGGTGCCTGGGGTACTGGGAGTGCTGGGAGTGCTGGGGGTTGCCGGTTGGCTCTGCTTGTCGTCGGGGGCGGAGTTCCAGGGCTTGGCCCCCGGTGCGCTGGGGGAGATGGGAGTCGTCGGCTCGACCTGCAAGAAAAGGTCAATTTCAGTAAGAGATATATTTTTATGATCAGTGTGGTTGCAAAGCAAGCAAAAATATGTACACATGTTACTCCTTCACTAACTTTCTCCTCTGAAAGTTTTTGAGAGACACCCAACCAAGAGCAAAAAGTTGGGCATTTAACCATAAAAGACATTTAACCATTTGTTTGTTTAGGGATTAATCATTATTTAATATGAAAAGTGAAGGGAGCAAAAACTTTAAACCCAACCCCTCCTAACGTAACCATTTGGGAGATGTCCAATTGGGCCCACATATGGTAACTGGAAGTAAGCAGGTGTCCAGAAGCTGTCATTTGGGATCAAACCTAAACAGCCATGACCCCAATCCCAGTAGGCAAGTTTTTCTGAAACTGGTTATTTGGTCCTTGTTTGACGTGCTGAACCAGTTTAACTTAAGGGGCCCGCACACCGCGTGCCGGCGGCACACAACCTATCAGAGGCTTCGATCCTCAGACGCCAATGCTCTCAAGAAACTGTCAGCGCGGGTCCAAAGGCTTCCAACACAGCTGAACAAACGGAAAGGATTGCTTCCGGAACTCGTCCGAGTCTCCCCAAACGTTTTGGATGGCCAACGGTTGGGCCAGTGTGTAGAACCCTTTAAGGACTCTGAAACGGGATTTCTGGGACTTATTTGATGGCTGAGCAGTTTTTTTCCTCAAGGAATCCATGAGTTGAGTCTTGATTGATTTTTCTCTACCTTGAAAGGTTTGGAAAACCTTTAAAAATCTGCATCACATGAACTACAGATTGAAATGACACCAGATTTGGGACACATGCTCCTCAATGGTGCCCGACTTTTAGGTACTTTGTATTTCGATTGAGTTAAAAAGGTAAAATTATTGCTAACTTTTTGTCAAGTCAATTTTACTGAAGGAACCGGTGTAACATTTCAATCCCCTGTTGATCAACAAACAAATTGATTGTTCTGAACAATACCTTGGCTCGTTTAAAATTGTTAGCCTCCGCCCCCTGCTCTTCAgatatcctcctcttcctctgcccgtTGCCTAGGTTACAATCTGCTCCTTCCTCCGGGGCTGCATTGAGACCTAATGGatcagactacacacacacacacacacacacgcacacacacacacagtcacacacggacaggcagtcacacacacacccacacacggacaggcaggcacacacacacacacacacacacacacacacacacacacacacacacacacacacacacacacacacacacacacacacacacacacacacacacacaccttatggTTAATTATTTTGTATAGCTATAGTAGTTATTGCTGTGAAGTTTAAGTGAGGTGATAGTTATAGTGGTTAAAGCTGTGCAAACGGTAGTTGATAGTTATAGTAGTTAATGTTAAGTTGAATTTTAGTTTATGCTTAGAGTAGTTGATGTTGGCTGAGTTAAAGTTGCTAATGTTCATTTATATTTAGAGTAATTAATGCTGTGTAGTAAACAGTAGTCGATAGTAATAGTAGTTCAAGCTCTGTATTTAAGGGTAGGTGCTAGTTATGGTGATAGTTAAGGctgtgaaataataataaatatttaatgtaAGTTGATATTTATAGTACTAATgctgtgtattttattttatttgaaagttACAGTACTTAATGCTATGTATTAAACGGTAGTTGGTAGTTAGAGTGCTGTCAAATTAAGTCAGTTGATAGCTATAGCGGTTAATGCAGCATAGATAACGGTTATAGTAGTTACAGAAACAGGAGACCCAGTATCTTCCATTGAGAACATGTTGAAAAGGCAATTATCCATGTAGAGAAATGACCCGTGAGCTGAAACGCACACAGGTCAAGTTGGTGTTCCCAGACCAAGTGAAACACAAAGTCCTGATTCTGACGGGGGCGTTATTCTCCTGTCTTGCGGTTGAAAGGCCAAGTCAAACAGTAGGCGGGTGTGTGTCATTTGGTAGCTGGAAGCTACCAACCAGTGGATGGCTGCTGGTTAGAGAGGGGGTACTCACGATGACGTCGTGCTGCCCCAGGACCGGCATCTCCCACAGGGACTGGTTAGTGAAGCGGTTAAAATAATATGGACGGTTCTCCCGCTTGGACCAGCACCGGCCCCAGCCTGCCTGCAGCAactcatctacacacacacacacacacacacacacacacactcactatgttaactgtgtgtgtgtgtgtgtgtgtgtgtgtgtgtgtgtgtgtgtgtgtgtgtgtgtgtgtgtgtgtgtgtgtgtgtgtgtgtgtgtgtctacctggcAGCTCGGGGCCTTTGGAGGCGCTGGTAGGGGAGAGGGGCGAGCCCTgtgagggggtggagccagACGGTGACAGGGtcacaggcccctccccctttaCCAAAGTTGGACTCTCGTTGGACATCTCAGCGGCCCTCAGTAAAACAGCTGCAGAGAGGGCAGAGTGATGCTAACCTCGAGCTAAACAGCAGTGGAACACTTCCACACTGATTTTATTTTCAAACCAACTAGGTGAGGAATGAAACAGTATTACAAATAAATAGTTAGAAACTAATTGGACAATTTGGCTTTAGGTGGTAGACGGTTCACTGGGATCTCCTGGAATCTGCTTGAGTCTGGAGGTCAGCCTGGTTCAACTGTTGTCCAGTTAATATTAGAATATTTCCCAGTACATTTACTGCTAGCTTACCCAGTAATGCTTGGAtgtgcatacatttaataataaaCAACTACATACAATAACCCTAAACTCTGTATAACTATAATACTcctcatatataataataacaactacGACATAATCTCCATATTAAATAATAGGGTTATCCATATTACCCATACACACTCGATTCAAAGTCATGTAAATAATGTCAACTCATGTAAATAATGTAACATGTAAGCCCTATGGAAATAATGATTTGTATGTGGCGctcagggggcgtggctctccCAGCGCGTCATCGCCGTGTTTACCTGTACTTGTGTATCGTATCTTATACATTAGGATACTGTTGGGTTGCTTAATCGGGTCACTTTTAAGCGGGAAGCCCACTCTAAGACTGTTTTCTGTCATTACTATGAG belongs to Gadus morhua chromosome 13, gadMor3.0, whole genome shotgun sequence and includes:
- the pcif1 gene encoding mRNA (2'-O-methyladenosine-N(6)-)-methyltransferase, with the translated sequence MSNESPTLVKGEGPVTLSPSGSTPSQGSPLSPTSASKGPELPDELLQAGWGRCWSKRENRPYYFNRFTNQSLWEMPVLGQHDVISDPLGLNAAPEEGADCNLGNGQRKRRISEEQGAEANNFKRAKVEPTTPISPSAPGAKPWNSAPDDKQSQPATPSTPSTPSTPGTPGAKPWSSAPEDKQSQSAPSVAPGPSPAPYRPAVVYWDLDIPTNAVIRERPPDPQLPPHPEVELHRAQLVTKLRQHYLELCHQREGIDPPRESFNRWLLERKVIDKGGDPLLPSDCDPVISPSMFREVMNDIPIRLSRIKYKEEARRQLFRYAEAAKKMIDSRNAPQDSRKVVKWNTEDTMSWLRRDHSASKEDYMDRLDHLRKQCGPHVTAVAKDSVEGICSKIYHISAEYSRRLKAAHTALMKECNLSEGCEPPEVQDRLVYCYPARLASPSPPQPRVELHFENEVACLRYKGEMVKINRGHFSKLELLYRYSCIDDARFEKFLSRVWCLIKRYQVMFGSGVNEGTGLQGALPVAVFEALNKQFGVSFECFASPLNCYFKQFCSAFPDTDGFFGSRGPFLSFRPASGSFEANPPFSEELMDAMVTHFEELLDSSTEPLSFIIFVPEWRDPATPALIRLEASRFLRHQLTVSAYEHEYRSGSQHICKRDEMYYKAVHGTVVFFLQNAAGFAKWEPNAERLAEITSAYQSSSSRPGPAPAAPPGDKDPTPKAATTTTTTTTATTERTTSVESPGPHDNNNNTNNTNSSSLEKSSSD